Proteins co-encoded in one Setaria viridis chromosome 9, Setaria_viridis_v4.0, whole genome shotgun sequence genomic window:
- the LOC117838916 gene encoding uncharacterized protein, with the protein MVPFSMYRGNLHIGGRDSIAAAPRRWEPPRPTLTVKRFRRLLRNRSLAIARLAAEQQRRGSPSSAGADGGRGAAEHDGEARGEEEADRLEELVGQQPQQQHQDGEGEQQQQAEEGAGEEEQQQQQQALAEEVEQEEGAVEDADMNDAGEIVVVGDGNGDAEEGQGESEGVDANQEEVSYPDQIDEKKRELNEKLDILNKKKHDLVQMLKQVLNAEEEIRRRSMHASLRVAMPQPSENATDGSSISRLGPRMTVDVNFGDVAGDSDAGSNQGTPGRPLHHFHSISPSTASFVRSPFGSLQGHTPRSPATFSMASPSRFAASGHQGQHPGLHSASLPGGNYVASSPSPAASGGSSSVFRDPRPPSST; encoded by the exons ATGGTGCCCTTCTCGATGTACCGCGGCAACCTCCACATCGGCGGGCGCGacagcatcgccgccgccccgcgccggtGGGAGCCGCCCCGCCCGACCCTTACCGTGAAGCGGttccgccgcctcctgcgcAACCGCTCCCTCGCCATCGCGCGCCTCGCCGCGGAGCAGCAGCGTCGCGGATCCCCGTCCTCCGCGGGCGCGGACGGCGGTCGTGGCGCGGCGGAGCACGATGGGGAGGCACGGGGTGAAGAGGAAGCGGATCGGCTGGAGGAACTAGTGGgacagcagccgcagcagcaacaTCAGGATGGGGAGGgggaacagcagcagcaggcggaaGAGGGGGCTGGGgaggaagagcagcagcagcagcagcaggcactGGCGGAAGaggtggagcaggaggagggggcTGTGGAGGATGCTGACATGAACGATGCCGGGGAGATAGTCGTTGTAGGTGATGGCAATGGTGATGCTGAAGAAGGGCAAGGTGAAAGTGAGGGCGTTGACGCTAACCAGGAGGAG GTGAGTTATCCTGATCAAATcgatgaaaagaagagagagTTGAATGAAAAGCTGGACATCCTAAATAAGAAAAAGCATGATCTTGTGCAGATGCTGAAGCAG GTTTTAAATGCTGAAGAGGAAATCCGAAGGCGTAGCATGCATGCCTCGTTGCGCGTTGCTATGCCTCAGCCATCAGAAAACGCAACGGATGGAAGTTCTATTTCCAGGCTGGGCCCCAGAATGACTGTTGATGTCAATTTCGGTGATGTTGCTGGCGATTCAGATGCTGGTTCCAACCAGGGCACTCCTGGGCGACCCTTGCATCACTTCCACAGCATCTCTCCTTCAACAGCCTCATTTGTTAGGTCGCCTTTTGGCTCTCTACAG GGCCACACTCCAAGGAGTCCGGCAACATTCTCTATGGCAAGTCCATCACGCTTTGCAGCAAGCGGGCACCAAGGACAACATCCTGGCCTGCACTCAGCATCATTGCCAGGTGGGAACTATGTAGCCTCATCGCCTTCCCCCGCTGCATCAGGTGGTTCTTCATCAGTGTTCAGGGACCCTCGTCCCCCCAGCTCTACTTAG
- the LOC117837907 gene encoding uncharacterized protein At5g01610, whose amino-acid sequence MSPLPRRLLLLLLAVSAAATAAGGASLKGAANDLLPKYGLPKGLIPDSVASYTFDKATGAFEIHLASTCYVHFGSHLVYYERTITGKLSKGAISDLSGVQAKKLFLWVYVTGMVAHPDKGTIEFQAGFVSESLSASMFDEVPTCGSGVGAQLRGAAGVIGELGLLPVAQA is encoded by the exons ATGTCTCcgctgccccgccgcctcctcctcctcctcctcgccgtctccgccgccgccaccgcggcgggcggcgcgtcgcTCAAGGGCGCGGCGAACGACCTGCTCCCCAAGTACGGACTCCCCAAGGGGCTCATCCCGGACTCCGTCGCCTCGTACACCTTCGACAAGGCCACGGGCGCCTTCGAGATCCACCTCGCCAGCACCTGCTACGTCCACTTCGGCTCCCACCTCGTCTACTACGAGAGGACCATCACGGGGAAGCTCTCCAAGGGCGCCATCTCCGACCTCTCCGGCGTCCAGGCCAAGAAGCTCTTCCTCTGGGTCTACGTCACGGGGATGGTCGCGCACCCCGACAAGGGCACCATCGAGTTCCAGGCCGGCTTCGTCTCCGAGTCGCTATCGGCGTCCATGTTCGACGAGGTGCCCACCTGCGGATCTGGTGTCGGCGCGCAGCTACGCGGCGCCGCGGGGGTGATCGGGGAGCTCGGCCTGCTCCCCGTTGCGCAG GCCTAA
- the LOC117838763 gene encoding uncharacterized protein isoform X2 — MGACVSRPSACVGKPHTPRSGDAGGRSGGGSGARRRRSRRASKGRRKAPSRAASMETIQEAEVPASPSALAADHRTYSNPAFQVSGSIEEAWYDSLAMSESDAEDDFHSVQDDACSLNGFENEAALSTRDGNSGSFKEAAQSGEHHHRKPKSSELSKGSSENGVRTSLSHDDVLSVSGEDSTHGGGRILDDCGLLPNNCLPCIASAVGVNEKKRALSSSPTHSMKMPSLKLSFKKKSGEAHPSSTLLSTKDFLERPLAGKQVQLCLLDTKLLNSWSHIDPGTFRVRGANYFRDKKKELAPNYAAYYPFGVDVYLSPQKLNHISRFVQLPDIQLSSRLPPLLVVNVQVPLYPASLFQNETDGEGMSFVLYFRLSDGYSKELPPLFIESIRRLVDDHVEKIKAFPMETSIPFRERLKILGRVANLEDLPLSAAERKLMHAYNEKPVLSRPQHEFYLGDNYFEIDIDMHRFSYISRKGFETFLDRLKACVLDVGLTIQGNKAEELPEQILCCVRLNGIDYTKYQQLLTHGA, encoded by the exons ATGGGGGCGTGCGTGTCGCGGCCCAGCGCATGCGTGGGGAAGCCCCACACGCCGCGGTCGggggacgccggcggccggtcgggcggcgggagcggggcgcggcgcaggcgcagccgcCGCGCGTCCAAGGGGCGGAGGAAggcgccgtcgcgcgccgcgtcGATGGAGACCATCCAGGAGGCCGAGGTGCCCGCCTCGCcgtccgcgctcgccgccgatcACCGGACGTACAGCAACCCCGCGTTCCaag TGTCCGGGAGCATTGAGGAGGCATGGTACGACTCCTTGGCGATGAGCGAGTCGGACGCCGAGGACGACTTCCACAGCGTGCAAGATG ATGCTTGTTCATTGAATGGCTTTGAGAATGAAGCGGCATTGAGCACTAGAGATGGCAACAGTGGGAGCTTCAAGGAAGCTGCACAATCAGGCGAGCATCACCATAGAAAGCCAAAGTCCAGTGAACTGTCAAAGGGAAGCTCGGAGAATGGTGTGAGGACCTCCTTGAGCCATGACGATGTGCTGAGTGTTTCTGGCGAGGATAGCACGCACGGTGGAGGAAGGATACTGGATGATTGCGGGCTTCTGCCTAATAATTGTCTCCCTTGTATTGCCTCTGCTGTTGGAGTAAACGAAAAGAAAAGAGCTCTTTCCTCGAGCCCTACTCATTCAATGAAGATGCCTTCTTTGAAGCTCTCGTTCAAGAAGAAATCTGGTGAAGCTCATCCATCTTCCACACTAC taTCTACGAAGGATTTCCTTGAAAGGCCTCTAGCAGGTAAACAAGTACAGTTATGCTTGTTGGATACGAAACTACTCAACAGCTGGTCTCATATTGATCCTGGTACTTTCCGAGTCCGTGGAGCAAACTATTTTAG GGATAAGAAGAAAGAGCTTGCTCCGAATTATGCTGCATATTATCCATTTGGAGTTGATGTGTACTTATCGCCACAGAAACTCAATCATATATCTCGATTTGTCCAACTTCCTGATATTCAACTCTCCAGCAGACTCCCACCTCTTTTGGTGGTAAATGTACAG GTCCCACTATATCCAGCTTCATTGTTTCAGAATGAAACTGATGGGGAAGGGATGAGCTTTGTTCTGTATTTTAGGCTTTCTGATGGTTACTCAAAAGAGCTTCCACCTTTATTCATAGAAAGTATCAGA AGGTTGGTTGATGATCATGTAGAGAAGATAAAGGCTTTTCCAATGGAAACAAGTATACCATTCCGAGAGCGGCTAAAGATACTTGGCCGGGTGGCTAATCTGGAGGATCTTCCTTTGAGTGCAGCGGAGAGGAAGCTAATGCATGCATACAATGAGAAGCCTGTGCTTTCTAGGCCACAGCATGAATTTTACTTG GGTGATAACTACTTTGAGATTGACATTGACATGCACAGATTTAGCTACATCTCAAGGAAAGGTTTTGAAACATTTTTGGACAGGCTAAAAGCATGCGTTTTAGACGTTGGGCTGACTATTCAG GGAAATAAAGCTGAAGAGCTGCCCGAGCAGATCTTGTGCTGTGTTAGGTTGAATGGGATTGATTACACCAAATATCAGCAGCTTTTGACACATGGTGCCTGA
- the LOC117838763 gene encoding uncharacterized protein isoform X1, giving the protein MGACVSRPSACVGKPHTPRSGDAGGRSGGGSGARRRRSRRASKGRRKAPSRAASMETIQEAEVPASPSALAADHRTYSNPAFQAVSGSIEEAWYDSLAMSESDAEDDFHSVQDDACSLNGFENEAALSTRDGNSGSFKEAAQSGEHHHRKPKSSELSKGSSENGVRTSLSHDDVLSVSGEDSTHGGGRILDDCGLLPNNCLPCIASAVGVNEKKRALSSSPTHSMKMPSLKLSFKKKSGEAHPSSTLLSTKDFLERPLAGKQVQLCLLDTKLLNSWSHIDPGTFRVRGANYFRDKKKELAPNYAAYYPFGVDVYLSPQKLNHISRFVQLPDIQLSSRLPPLLVVNVQVPLYPASLFQNETDGEGMSFVLYFRLSDGYSKELPPLFIESIRRLVDDHVEKIKAFPMETSIPFRERLKILGRVANLEDLPLSAAERKLMHAYNEKPVLSRPQHEFYLGDNYFEIDIDMHRFSYISRKGFETFLDRLKACVLDVGLTIQGNKAEELPEQILCCVRLNGIDYTKYQQLLTHGA; this is encoded by the exons ATGGGGGCGTGCGTGTCGCGGCCCAGCGCATGCGTGGGGAAGCCCCACACGCCGCGGTCGggggacgccggcggccggtcgggcggcgggagcggggcgcggcgcaggcgcagccgcCGCGCGTCCAAGGGGCGGAGGAAggcgccgtcgcgcgccgcgtcGATGGAGACCATCCAGGAGGCCGAGGTGCCCGCCTCGCcgtccgcgctcgccgccgatcACCGGACGTACAGCAACCCCGCGTTCCaag CAGTGTCCGGGAGCATTGAGGAGGCATGGTACGACTCCTTGGCGATGAGCGAGTCGGACGCCGAGGACGACTTCCACAGCGTGCAAGATG ATGCTTGTTCATTGAATGGCTTTGAGAATGAAGCGGCATTGAGCACTAGAGATGGCAACAGTGGGAGCTTCAAGGAAGCTGCACAATCAGGCGAGCATCACCATAGAAAGCCAAAGTCCAGTGAACTGTCAAAGGGAAGCTCGGAGAATGGTGTGAGGACCTCCTTGAGCCATGACGATGTGCTGAGTGTTTCTGGCGAGGATAGCACGCACGGTGGAGGAAGGATACTGGATGATTGCGGGCTTCTGCCTAATAATTGTCTCCCTTGTATTGCCTCTGCTGTTGGAGTAAACGAAAAGAAAAGAGCTCTTTCCTCGAGCCCTACTCATTCAATGAAGATGCCTTCTTTGAAGCTCTCGTTCAAGAAGAAATCTGGTGAAGCTCATCCATCTTCCACACTAC taTCTACGAAGGATTTCCTTGAAAGGCCTCTAGCAGGTAAACAAGTACAGTTATGCTTGTTGGATACGAAACTACTCAACAGCTGGTCTCATATTGATCCTGGTACTTTCCGAGTCCGTGGAGCAAACTATTTTAG GGATAAGAAGAAAGAGCTTGCTCCGAATTATGCTGCATATTATCCATTTGGAGTTGATGTGTACTTATCGCCACAGAAACTCAATCATATATCTCGATTTGTCCAACTTCCTGATATTCAACTCTCCAGCAGACTCCCACCTCTTTTGGTGGTAAATGTACAG GTCCCACTATATCCAGCTTCATTGTTTCAGAATGAAACTGATGGGGAAGGGATGAGCTTTGTTCTGTATTTTAGGCTTTCTGATGGTTACTCAAAAGAGCTTCCACCTTTATTCATAGAAAGTATCAGA AGGTTGGTTGATGATCATGTAGAGAAGATAAAGGCTTTTCCAATGGAAACAAGTATACCATTCCGAGAGCGGCTAAAGATACTTGGCCGGGTGGCTAATCTGGAGGATCTTCCTTTGAGTGCAGCGGAGAGGAAGCTAATGCATGCATACAATGAGAAGCCTGTGCTTTCTAGGCCACAGCATGAATTTTACTTG GGTGATAACTACTTTGAGATTGACATTGACATGCACAGATTTAGCTACATCTCAAGGAAAGGTTTTGAAACATTTTTGGACAGGCTAAAAGCATGCGTTTTAGACGTTGGGCTGACTATTCAG GGAAATAAAGCTGAAGAGCTGCCCGAGCAGATCTTGTGCTGTGTTAGGTTGAATGGGATTGATTACACCAAATATCAGCAGCTTTTGACACATGGTGCCTGA
- the LOC117837908 gene encoding small ribosomal subunit protein eS21 has protein sequence MENEEGKMVDLYVPRKCSATNRIIIAKDHASVQINIGHLDENGLYDGHFTTFALSGFVRAQGDADSSLDRLWQKRKAEIKQ, from the exons ATGGAGAACGAGGAGGGTAAGATGGTGGACCTCTATGTCCCCAGGAAGTG CTCTGCCACGAACAGGATCATCATTGCCAAGGACCATGCCTCTGTGCAGATCAACATCGGGCACTTGGATGAGAACGGTCTGTATGATGGCCACTTCACCACGTTTGCTCTCTCTGGATTTGTCCGTGCTCAG GGTGATGCTGACAGCTCATTGGACAGGCTGtggcagaagaggaaggccgagATCAAGCAGTAG